A genomic region of Deltaproteobacteria bacterium contains the following coding sequences:
- a CDS encoding pyridoxal-phosphate dependent enzyme, protein MRVFETILEAVGRTPLVRLRKLVGPEDATVLAKCEYLNPGGSVKDRMAMHILAKAVQTGQLKQGGTIVENTSGNTGAGIALWAAVNGFRCVFTIPDKMSTEKVNTLKAMGAEVVVTPTNVPADSPDSYYETAKRIARETPGSFYLNQYHNKLNIEAHYRSTGPEIWEDTEGKIDVFVAGIGTGGTMSGAGKYLKEKNPKVQNVAADPVGSVFHSLFKTGQMSKPHVYKVEGIGEDMICGALDMSVIDDIRQIDDKQSFVAARKLARQEGLFAGGSSGAAVHVAVQVAKELGKGKTVVVVLPDGGKSYISKFYSDEWMIDNGFMARPETFGTVADVLAGKADQTLLTASTGMGVGQAIATLKERSFSQMPVVDAAGRPVGMLHELDLLDALLEGRATKQSPVETVMQPLNGVILSTAPVSKLHDILAQGLVAVVRDGDKLTGLLTKIDLIDYISKRTAA, encoded by the coding sequence ATGCGCGTTTTCGAAACCATTCTCGAGGCTGTTGGACGCACCCCGCTGGTCCGCCTGCGCAAGCTGGTGGGACCCGAGGACGCCACCGTGCTCGCCAAGTGCGAGTACCTGAACCCCGGCGGCAGCGTGAAGGACCGCATGGCCATGCACATCCTCGCCAAGGCGGTGCAGACCGGGCAGCTCAAGCAGGGGGGCACGATCGTCGAGAACACCTCCGGAAACACCGGCGCCGGAATCGCGCTCTGGGCCGCGGTGAACGGCTTTCGCTGCGTTTTCACGATCCCCGACAAGATGTCCACCGAGAAGGTGAACACGCTCAAGGCCATGGGCGCCGAGGTGGTGGTCACGCCGACCAACGTCCCCGCCGACTCCCCCGACAGCTACTACGAGACGGCCAAGCGCATCGCCCGCGAGACGCCGGGTTCCTTCTACCTGAACCAGTACCACAACAAGCTGAACATCGAGGCCCACTACCGCAGCACCGGCCCCGAGATCTGGGAGGACACCGAAGGCAAGATCGACGTCTTCGTGGCCGGCATCGGCACGGGCGGCACGATGAGCGGCGCCGGCAAGTACCTCAAGGAGAAGAATCCCAAGGTGCAGAACGTCGCCGCCGACCCGGTGGGGAGCGTCTTTCACAGCCTCTTCAAAACCGGCCAGATGTCCAAGCCCCACGTCTACAAAGTGGAGGGGATCGGCGAGGACATGATCTGCGGCGCGCTCGACATGTCCGTCATCGACGATATCCGCCAGATCGACGACAAGCAGTCCTTCGTGGCGGCGCGAAAGCTGGCCCGCCAGGAGGGGCTCTTCGCGGGCGGCTCCTCGGGCGCGGCGGTGCACGTGGCGGTGCAGGTGGCCAAGGAGCTCGGCAAGGGCAAGACGGTGGTGGTCGTGCTCCCCGACGGTGGGAAGAGCTACATCTCCAAGTTCTACTCCGACGAGTGGATGATCGATAACGGCTTCATGGCGCGGCCGGAGACCTTCGGCACCGTGGCCGACGTGCTCGCGGGCAAGGCCGACCAGACTCTGCTCACCGCGTCGACCGGGATGGGAGTGGGGCAGGCCATCGCGACGCTCAAGGAGCGCTCGTTCAGCCAGATGCCCGTGGTGGACGCGGCGGGCCGCCCCGTGGGCATGCTCCACGAGCTGGACCTCCTCGACGCGCTCCTCGAAGGACGCGCGACCAAGCAGTCCCCGGTGGAAACGGTCATGCAGCCGCTGAACGGCGTGATCCTCTCCACCGCGCCGGTGAGCAAGCTCCACGACATCCTGGCCCAGGGGCTCGTGGCCGTGGTGCGCGACGGCGACAAGCTCACGGGCCTGCTGACCAAGATCGACCTCATCGACTACATCTCGAAGCGCACCGCCGCCTAG
- a CDS encoding GGDEF domain-containing protein — MIGATGLLDHVMGVELRLYPLYVVPVALTAWKLGLAAGLIVALLALAAWAGSHLLAGQNFPAWAWAFNAVAHLLAFAVVVFLVVFLQRSRATERRLARTDPLTGLLNARAFYEIATAELGRQQRYPRPVTLAFVDLDNFKEVNDRYGHTVGDLALLEAANAMRAATRATDTVARLGGDEFALLLPETDVAGARRLLRRLGTGVAEAMAASSWPVSCSIGAVTFDAPPDSVDAIITAADQLMYRVKAAGKNAAHVEPFAAMQLPER; from the coding sequence ATGATCGGAGCCACGGGGCTACTCGACCACGTGATGGGCGTCGAGTTGCGCCTCTACCCGCTCTACGTCGTGCCGGTTGCGCTGACCGCCTGGAAGCTGGGCCTGGCTGCAGGACTCATCGTGGCGCTGCTGGCCCTGGCGGCCTGGGCCGGCTCACATCTGCTGGCTGGTCAGAACTTCCCGGCCTGGGCCTGGGCCTTCAACGCCGTGGCGCACCTGCTGGCCTTCGCCGTGGTGGTCTTCCTCGTGGTGTTCCTGCAGCGAAGCAGGGCGACCGAGCGCCGCCTGGCCCGCACGGATCCCCTCACGGGGCTCTTGAACGCCCGCGCTTTTTACGAGATCGCGACGGCGGAGCTCGGCCGCCAGCAGCGCTATCCCCGTCCCGTGACGCTCGCCTTCGTCGACCTCGACAACTTCAAGGAGGTCAACGACCGTTACGGCCACACCGTCGGAGACCTGGCGCTCCTCGAAGCGGCGAACGCCATGCGCGCGGCCACGCGCGCAACGGACACCGTGGCCCGCCTGGGCGGCGACGAGTTCGCCCTGCTCCTGCCCGAGACCGACGTCGCCGGCGCGCGCCGACTGCTGCGAAGGCTCGGGACGGGCGTCGCGGAGGCCATGGCCGCGAGCTCCTGGCCTGTCTCGTGCAGCATCGGCGCCGTCACCTTCGATGCGCCACCCGATAGCGTCGACGCGATCATCACGGCGGCCGACCAGCTCATGTATCGCGTGAAGGCCGCGGGGAAAAACGCGGCGCACGTCGAGCCGTTCGCGGCTATGCAGCTCCCGGAACGCTAG